One region of Arvicola amphibius chromosome 3, mArvAmp1.2, whole genome shotgun sequence genomic DNA includes:
- the LOC119809897 gene encoding H/ACA ribonucleoprotein complex subunit DKC1-like, producing MMDAEVITLPKKHKKKKDRKPLRDDDVAEIQHAEDFLIKPESKVAQLDTSQWPLLLKDFDKLNVKTAHYTPIPCGSNPLKREIGDYIKTGFINLDKPSNPSSHEVVAWIRRILRVEKTGHSGTLDPKVTGCLIVCIERATRLVKSQQSAGKEYVGIVRLHNAIEGGTQLSRALETLTGALFQRPPLIAAVKRQLRVRTIYESKMIEYDPERRLGIFWVSCEAGTYIRTLCIHLGLLLGVGGQMQELRRVRSGVMSEKDHMVTMHDVLDAQWLYDNHKDETYLRRVVYPLEKLLTSHKRLVMKDSAVNAICYGAKIMLPGVLRYEDGIEVNQEIVVMTTKGEAICMAIALMTTAVISTCDHGIVAKIKRVIMERDTYPRKWGLGPKASQKKMMVKQGLLDKHGKPTDKTPATWKQDYIDYSDSGKEALVADAVQAPQLTAAAVKATKRKRESDSESDKTPPAAPRVVEKGKKKKDKKPETVPESGGEAGHGDRDTSKKKKKKVKVVEEISE from the coding sequence ATGATGGATGCAGAAGTAATTACTTTGCCAAagaagcataaaaagaaaaaagaccggAAGCCGTTACGAGATGATGATGTAGCTGAAATACAACATGCTGAAGACTTTCTTATTAAACCAGAATCCAAAGTGGCTCAATTGGACACTTCTCAGTGGCCCTTGTTACTAAAGGATTTTGATAAGCTAAATGTAAAGACAGCACACTATACGCCTATTCCTTGTGGTTCAAATCCTTTGAAGAGGGAGATTGGGGACTATATCAAGACAGGTTTCATTAATCTTGACAAGCCTTCTAACCCCTCTTCCCATGAGGTGGTAGCCTGGATCCGACGAATACTTCGGGTAGAGAAGACAGGTCACAGTGGCACACTAGATCCCAAAGTGACTGGTTGTTTAATTGTGTGCATTGAACGAGCCACTCGTTTGGTGAAATCACAACAGAGTGCCGGCAAAGAGTATGTGGGAATTGTCCGACTGCACAATGCTATTGAAGGTGGCACTCAGCTTTCTAGGGCCCTAGAAACTCTGACAGGTGCCCTGTTTCAGCGACCCCCACTTATTGCTGCAGTTAAGAGGCAGCTTCGAGTGAGGACAATCTATGAGAGCAAAATGATAGAATATGATCCTGAAAGAAGATTAGGAATCTTTTGGGTGAGCTGTGAAGCTGGCACTTACATTCGGACACTATGCATACACCTTGGCTTGTTACTGGGAGTTGGTGGTCAGATGCAGGAACTTCGGAGGGTGCGTTCTGGAGTCATGAGTGAAAAGGACCACATGGTGACGATGCATGATGTACTCGATGCTCAGTGGCTGTATGATAACCATAAGGATGAGACTTACTTGCGGCGTGTTGTTTACCCTTTGGAAAAGCTGCTGACATCTCATAAACGGCTGGTTATGAAAGATAGTGCAGTGAATGCAATATGCTATGGGGCCAAGATCATGCTTCCTGGTGTTCTCCGATATGAGGATGGCATTGAGGTCAACCAGGAGATTGTGGTCATGACCACCAAGGGGGAAGCTATCTGCATGGCTATTGCATTGATGACTACAGCAGTGATTTCTACCTGTGATCACGGCATAGTAGCCAAGATAAAGAGGGTGATCATGGAGAGAGACACTTATCCTCGTAAGTGGGGTTTGGGTCCAAAGGCAAGTCAGAAGAAGATGATGGTCAAGCAGGGCCTTCTAGACAAGCATGGCAAACCCACAGACAAAACCCCTGCCACTTGGAAGCAGGACTACATCGATTACAGTGATTCTGGCAAGGAGGCACTGGTTGCTGACGCCGTACAAGCCCCTCAGTTAACTGCTGCTGCAGTAAAAGCCACAAAAAGGAAGCGGGAGAGTGACAGTGAGAGTGACAAGACCCCTCCAGCAGCCCCCCGGGTggtggagaagggaaagaagaaaaaggacaagaagCCTGAAACTGTGCCAGAAAGTGGGGGCGAAGCTGGACATGGGGACAGGGAtaccagcaaaaagaaaaagaagaaagtgaaagtgGTGGAAGAGATATCTGAATAG